The Streptomyces europaeiscabiei genome window below encodes:
- a CDS encoding 3-hydroxybutyryl-CoA dehydrogenase, which yields MTDFPTGDLARVGVVGCGQMGAGIAEVCARAGLDVKVAETSGEALEIGRTRLFNSLSKAAERGKITEAERDGTQARLSFTTDLGEFADRDLVIEAVVENEQVKTQIFQVLDQVVTRPDAILASNTSSIPLVKLAVATSRPDHVIGIHFFNPAPVQKLVELIPALTTSEGTLSRAQLFAEKVLGKHAVRAQDRSGFVVNALLVPYLLSAIRMFESGIASREDIDNGMEMGCAHPMGPLRLSDLIGLDTIVSIANSMYEEYKEPLYAAPPLLQRMVDAGRLGRKTGSGFYSYA from the coding sequence GTGACGGACTTCCCAACGGGAGATCTCGCACGAGTCGGAGTCGTGGGCTGCGGCCAGATGGGAGCGGGCATCGCCGAGGTGTGCGCCCGCGCCGGACTGGACGTGAAGGTCGCCGAGACCAGCGGCGAGGCTCTGGAGATCGGCCGTACCCGGCTGTTCAACTCCCTGTCCAAGGCAGCCGAGCGCGGCAAGATCACCGAGGCGGAGCGGGACGGGACGCAGGCGCGCCTCAGCTTCACCACCGACCTCGGCGAGTTCGCCGACCGTGACCTCGTCATCGAGGCGGTCGTGGAGAACGAGCAGGTGAAGACCCAGATCTTCCAGGTTCTCGACCAGGTGGTGACCCGCCCGGACGCGATCCTCGCCTCGAACACCTCCTCCATCCCGCTCGTGAAGCTCGCGGTCGCCACCTCGCGGCCCGACCACGTCATCGGCATCCATTTCTTCAACCCGGCCCCGGTGCAGAAGCTCGTCGAGCTGATCCCGGCGCTCACCACCTCCGAGGGCACCCTCAGCCGGGCGCAGCTGTTCGCCGAGAAGGTGCTCGGCAAGCACGCCGTGCGCGCCCAGGACCGCTCGGGCTTCGTGGTCAACGCGCTGCTCGTGCCGTATCTGCTCTCCGCGATCCGGATGTTCGAGTCGGGCATCGCCAGCCGTGAGGACATCGACAACGGCATGGAGATGGGCTGCGCCCACCCGATGGGCCCGCTGAGGCTCTCCGACCTGATCGGCCTGGACACCATCGTCTCCATCGCCAACTCGATGTACGAGGAGTACAAGGAGCCGCTGTACGCCGCTCCCCCGCTGCTCCAGCGCATGGTGGACGCAGGCAGGCTCGGCCGGAAGACGGGGTCGGGCTTCTACTCGTACGCCTGA
- a CDS encoding NUDIX domain-containing protein, producing MQWTKQSEQTVYSNHWFSVNLADVALPDGRRLDHFLIRLRPVAVATVVNEANEVLLLWRHRFITDSWGWELAAGVVEDGEAIAEAAARELEEETGWRPGPLHHLMSVEPSNGLTDARHHIYWADEGAYVGHPVDDFESDRREWVPLKLVPDMVARGEVPAANMAAALLLLHHLRLGQDAKP from the coding sequence ATGCAGTGGACGAAACAGAGCGAACAAACTGTTTACTCGAACCACTGGTTCAGCGTCAATCTCGCAGATGTGGCGTTGCCGGACGGGCGGCGCCTCGATCACTTCCTGATACGGCTGCGGCCCGTGGCCGTGGCCACCGTGGTCAACGAGGCCAACGAGGTGCTGTTGCTGTGGCGGCACCGCTTCATCACCGACAGCTGGGGGTGGGAGCTCGCGGCGGGCGTCGTCGAGGACGGCGAAGCCATCGCCGAGGCGGCCGCCCGCGAACTGGAGGAGGAGACCGGATGGCGGCCGGGACCCCTGCACCACCTGATGAGCGTCGAGCCCTCCAACGGGCTCACCGACGCCCGGCACCACATCTACTGGGCCGACGAGGGCGCGTACGTCGGTCACCCGGTGGACGACTTCGAGTCGGACCGCAGGGAATGGGTTCCCCTCAAGCTCGTTCCCGACATGGTCGCCCGCGGCGAGGTCCCGGCCGCCAACATGGCGGCCGCCCTGCTCCTGCTGCACCACCTGCGTCTCGGGCAGGACGCCAAGCCCTGA
- a CDS encoding transcriptional regulator — MQPNTLLDAILDEAGISHAGLAAHVNQAGRSRGLALRYEHTAVARWLKGQRPRGQVPDLICEVLAGRLHRTVTLDDIGLGVPGEPISQHGAGLSGFVERATALWRSDEQQRAHVLGAPAVTGTPAVMPVWEWENPPEDVDVSRGGRHRVSLADIEMLRAARTHYEQMYRKAGGVATRTRIVGFLNAEAAPLLRGSYTDATGRQLHRATGGLVAIAGICAYDSDAHGLAQRYFHQALRLAKASGDRGLGAYVIALLVNQSLFMRENRQAVAFAEAALRTAGKHITPALASDLYAMQAKAYAHLGDGTSALSCIRRAEQAAEHIRRGHEPDETGYVQPGLVNVQVAEALLSLGDLTAAAEHAVAAVDTPAHDRGRVHRLAMLSQIELRQGNADKAVATAVEMAEWARGMESMRLRDRLRAVREHLVRSGCAGTSEAAELIDGALRVPL; from the coding sequence ATGCAGCCCAACACCCTGCTCGACGCGATCCTCGACGAGGCCGGTATCTCCCACGCCGGTCTGGCCGCGCACGTCAACCAGGCGGGGCGGTCCCGAGGGCTGGCGCTGAGGTACGAACACACCGCGGTGGCCCGGTGGTTGAAGGGGCAGCGCCCGCGTGGCCAGGTGCCCGACCTGATCTGCGAGGTGCTCGCCGGGCGGCTGCACCGGACGGTCACCCTCGACGACATCGGGCTCGGCGTGCCCGGCGAGCCGATCTCGCAGCACGGCGCCGGGCTCTCCGGTTTCGTGGAGCGTGCCACCGCCCTGTGGCGCTCCGACGAACAGCAGCGCGCGCATGTCCTCGGTGCCCCCGCCGTCACCGGGACGCCCGCCGTGATGCCCGTCTGGGAGTGGGAGAACCCGCCGGAGGACGTCGATGTGTCCCGTGGCGGACGGCATCGCGTCAGCCTGGCCGACATCGAGATGCTGCGCGCGGCCCGTACGCACTACGAGCAGATGTACCGGAAGGCCGGGGGCGTCGCCACGCGCACCCGGATCGTCGGATTCCTCAACGCGGAGGCCGCGCCGCTGCTGCGGGGCAGCTACACCGACGCCACCGGGCGCCAACTGCACCGGGCCACCGGGGGGTTGGTGGCGATCGCCGGGATCTGCGCGTACGACTCCGACGCCCATGGGCTGGCCCAGCGGTACTTCCACCAGGCACTGCGGCTGGCGAAGGCCAGCGGCGACCGGGGGCTGGGTGCCTATGTCATCGCACTCCTTGTCAACCAGTCGCTGTTCATGAGGGAGAACCGGCAGGCCGTCGCCTTCGCCGAGGCGGCGCTGCGCACCGCGGGCAAGCACATCACCCCGGCGCTCGCCTCCGACCTCTACGCGATGCAGGCGAAGGCGTACGCGCACCTGGGCGACGGCACGAGCGCCCTGTCCTGCATCCGGCGGGCCGAGCAGGCCGCCGAGCACATCCGGCGCGGTCATGAACCCGATGAGACCGGCTATGTCCAACCGGGCCTGGTGAACGTACAGGTGGCGGAGGCGTTGCTCAGCCTCGGCGACCTGACGGCGGCGGCGGAGCACGCCGTGGCCGCGGTCGACACCCCGGCGCACGACCGGGGGCGTGTGCACCGGCTCGCGATGCTCAGCCAGATCGAGCTGCGGCAGGGCAACGCGGACAAGGCCGTGGCCACCGCCGTGGAAATGGCCGAGTGGGCGCGGGGAATGGAGTCCATGCGCCTGCGTGACAGACTGCGGGCGGTACGCGAACACCTCGTGCGCAGCGGCTGCGCGGGGACCTCGGAAGCCGCCGAGCTCATCGACGGAGCACTGCGCGTACCGCTCTGA
- a CDS encoding PP2C family protein-serine/threonine phosphatase — translation MRRALVGARVVGSAVFLTVGAGLLLHGRQVILREVRQAREAAGAARSVLLRPLPTRIAGLATAAAQLSAERGASVGGDLYEVIATEHGVRVVMGDVRGHGHAAVGTVAAVLGSFREAVHDEAELSGVLARLDRALARHLRDRALARHLRDRARAEDTEDFVTVLLLEIAPDGELHALNCGHPWPYLLGVGRAAPVTCADPMPPLGLFPLPAELPVTACGQLLPGEALFLHTDGVEDARDGQGRFFPLAGALEEAVRGRPISPRSVLRAVFTQLLRHAGGRPKDDIAILVLRNERPLTLRGARNGATSHGQPAADNPPFAPTP, via the coding sequence GTGCGGCGGGCGCTGGTCGGTGCCCGGGTCGTCGGCAGTGCCGTGTTCCTCACGGTCGGCGCCGGGCTGCTGCTGCACGGCAGGCAGGTGATACTGCGCGAAGTGCGCCAGGCGCGCGAGGCCGCGGGCGCCGCGCGGAGCGTGCTGCTGCGGCCGCTGCCCACCCGGATCGCCGGGCTGGCCACCGCCGCCGCACAGCTCTCCGCCGAACGGGGCGCGAGCGTCGGCGGTGACCTGTACGAGGTGATCGCCACCGAGCACGGCGTACGCGTGGTGATGGGCGACGTACGCGGTCACGGCCACGCCGCCGTCGGCACCGTCGCCGCCGTGCTGGGCAGCTTCCGCGAGGCCGTCCACGACGAGGCCGAACTCTCCGGGGTACTCGCCCGCCTCGACCGCGCCCTCGCCCGGCACCTCCGCGACCGCGCCCTCGCCCGGCACCTCCGCGACCGCGCCCGAGCCGAGGACACCGAGGACTTCGTGACCGTCCTCCTCCTGGAGATCGCCCCCGACGGCGAACTCCATGCCCTCAACTGCGGCCACCCCTGGCCCTACCTGCTCGGCGTCGGCCGAGCGGCGCCGGTCACCTGCGCCGACCCCATGCCCCCGCTCGGGCTCTTCCCGCTGCCCGCCGAACTCCCGGTCACCGCCTGCGGTCAACTCCTTCCGGGCGAGGCCCTGTTCCTCCACACGGACGGGGTGGAGGACGCGAGAGACGGACAGGGCCGCTTCTTTCCCTTGGCGGGCGCGCTGGAGGAAGCCGTGAGGGGCCGCCCGATCTCCCCTCGGTCCGTGCTCCGCGCGGTGTTCACCCAACTCCTCCGCCACGCGGGGGGAAGGCCCAAGGACGACATCGCGATACTGGTACTCCGCAACGAACGTCCACTCACCCTCAGGGGCGCGAGGAACGGCGCGACCAGCCACGGACAACCCGCAGCCGACAACCCGCCTTTTGCCCCCACCCCTTAG